The proteins below come from a single uncultured Carboxylicivirga sp. genomic window:
- the buk gene encoding butyrate kinase, which produces MKRNKVLVINPGSTSTKIAVYEGSESVFLKTLRHSTEQLAKYENISDQFEFRKECILSELIEAEIDIDDFDAIVGRGGLVKPISSGVYEVNEALKSDLRKGVLGQHASNLGGLIADDIAKVVPGSRAFIADPVVVDELDDVARITGHPDMPRRSVFHALNQKAVAKNFAKSIDQDYELLNVIVAHLGGGISIGAHRKGQVVDVNNALDGYGPFSPERAGTLPTGALIDACFSGKYTYEEMRKLVNGKGGLVAHLGSNHVYEIEEQASAGNEHYRLVLDAMAYQIGKSIGACAAVLKGEVDGIVITGGIAHDKVVIEYIKNMVGWIAPIKVYPGEDEMKALADNALSVLEGEVKSKNYL; this is translated from the coding sequence ATGAAACGAAATAAAGTTTTAGTGATTAACCCCGGATCTACCTCTACAAAAATAGCAGTGTACGAAGGTAGTGAATCTGTTTTTCTGAAAACTTTACGTCATTCAACTGAACAACTGGCCAAATATGAAAACATATCAGATCAGTTCGAATTTCGAAAAGAATGTATTTTAAGCGAATTGATTGAGGCAGAAATCGACATTGATGATTTTGACGCAATTGTTGGTAGAGGAGGGTTGGTTAAACCGATTTCTTCAGGAGTGTATGAGGTTAACGAAGCCTTAAAATCTGATTTGCGAAAAGGAGTGCTAGGCCAGCATGCAAGTAATTTGGGTGGGTTAATAGCCGATGATATTGCAAAGGTGGTACCTGGTTCAAGAGCTTTTATAGCCGATCCGGTTGTGGTGGATGAACTCGATGATGTTGCCCGAATAACTGGTCATCCGGATATGCCCCGACGTTCTGTGTTTCATGCACTCAACCAAAAAGCTGTAGCTAAGAATTTTGCTAAATCAATAGACCAGGATTATGAGTTGTTGAATGTAATAGTTGCCCATTTAGGTGGTGGAATCTCTATTGGAGCTCATCGAAAAGGTCAAGTTGTTGATGTTAATAATGCATTGGACGGATATGGTCCATTTTCGCCTGAAAGAGCCGGTACTTTGCCAACCGGAGCTCTAATTGATGCTTGTTTCAGTGGGAAGTATACTTATGAAGAAATGCGTAAACTAGTTAATGGAAAAGGAGGACTAGTGGCTCACTTAGGCTCTAATCATGTATATGAAATTGAGGAGCAGGCATCCGCAGGCAATGAACATTATCGACTTGTGCTTGATGCTATGGCTTATCAAATAGGAAAATCAATAGGTGCATGTGCCGCTGTTTTAAAGGGTGAAGTTGATGGAATAGTTATAACAGGAGGGATTGCTCACGATAAAGTGGTAATTGAGTATATTAAAAATATGGTTGGATGGATAGCACCTATAAAAGTATATCCAGGTGAGGATGAGATGAAAGCATTAGCAGATAATGCCTTAAGTGTGTTGGAAGGAGAGGTTAAATCAAAAAACTACTTATAA
- a CDS encoding trypsin-like peptidase domain-containing protein: protein MLKQILILLFLISCLTISGQISHGGFPSEILPENAVELISEPSLAALKKDVSYGNGPLRYAYPIYVDYTLLNSGKLYDYGDGTLVWQLVLKSDGAKTLSVNFSHFRLVDEASVFIYNVDKSEVLGSFTSANNKPSGKLATAPLTGEEIIIELQTKQENFEKQELAIGEVFHDFLGVKDYLKNNIDFGDSQDCNVDVNCDARIPNEIKRSVVKYISQGYLCSGILVNNTNNDGKPYVLTAAHCIINQSEAENMLVYFNFDAPICEGNVAGTDQQQLSGANFIAGVKNMDFSLVELSSIPPATYRPYWAGWDLSTSISDPVYCVHHPEGDVKKVSWSRTAPENATYNDYDFISDGHWLIRNWVSGTTEGGSSGSGLFTQDNKLIGTLSGGYASCDYPHEDYFARFNKAWGTHSETSMHLSTWLNPSGEVVSSIDGFDYYKGVMKRVSSATDETFPVVLYSDEFKGPWSGNNSRRYSAFAEHFYNYEKATIYGLYIVPAICNYSFTTSVNIKIWNSIGGIPADVVFAKNQITLAEFKLREYYLELSEPLTINGKFFIGIELNEPASADTFALYNVKKNIGEFVQNRAFIRDNGAWKGLDELNPSVGNTSFWIDFMGSDLSESTEEDPIETVQVIIRPNPSRDGNISFVTNMEHLSSVELYSINGIKVNEYACNGEKRGNLTIPPFIKQGVYIAVFKNAVSSISQKVLILT, encoded by the coding sequence ATGTTAAAGCAAATACTAATATTGTTGTTTTTAATAAGTTGCTTAACCATTTCGGGTCAGATTTCTCATGGTGGATTTCCTTCCGAAATTTTACCTGAAAATGCTGTTGAACTGATTAGTGAGCCAAGTTTAGCTGCTTTAAAAAAAGATGTTTCTTATGGGAATGGACCTCTTCGGTATGCTTACCCAATTTACGTTGATTATACCCTTCTGAATTCAGGTAAATTATACGACTATGGAGACGGAACTCTTGTGTGGCAGTTGGTTTTGAAGTCTGATGGTGCAAAAACATTGAGTGTCAATTTTAGTCATTTTAGATTGGTTGATGAGGCCTCGGTTTTTATTTATAATGTAGATAAGTCAGAGGTATTAGGCAGCTTTACTTCAGCTAATAATAAACCATCCGGAAAGTTGGCTACTGCTCCCTTAACAGGTGAAGAAATTATTATTGAGCTTCAAACCAAGCAAGAGAACTTTGAAAAACAGGAATTGGCTATTGGAGAAGTATTTCACGATTTTTTAGGAGTAAAAGACTACCTGAAAAATAACATTGATTTCGGAGATTCTCAAGATTGTAATGTAGATGTGAATTGTGATGCCCGAATACCGAATGAGATTAAGCGATCGGTTGTTAAATATATATCACAGGGATATCTATGTAGTGGAATACTTGTTAATAATACTAATAATGATGGAAAACCATACGTGCTGACAGCTGCGCATTGTATTATTAATCAAAGTGAAGCCGAAAATATGTTGGTGTATTTTAATTTTGATGCGCCCATATGTGAGGGTAATGTGGCAGGAACCGATCAGCAGCAGTTAAGTGGGGCTAATTTTATAGCTGGAGTTAAGAATATGGATTTTTCATTGGTGGAACTTTCATCAATTCCACCAGCTACATATCGTCCGTATTGGGCGGGATGGGATTTGTCAACCTCCATATCTGATCCTGTTTATTGTGTTCATCATCCCGAAGGAGATGTTAAAAAGGTCTCATGGTCACGCACGGCACCGGAAAATGCCACATATAACGATTACGATTTTATAAGCGATGGGCATTGGTTGATTAGAAATTGGGTTAGCGGCACCACCGAAGGAGGTTCTTCTGGTTCAGGCCTTTTTACTCAAGATAACAAATTGATAGGAACGTTATCTGGAGGTTATGCTTCTTGTGATTATCCTCACGAAGATTATTTTGCACGTTTCAACAAAGCCTGGGGTACTCACTCAGAAACATCAATGCATTTATCAACATGGTTAAATCCTTCAGGTGAGGTGGTGAGTTCAATTGATGGGTTCGATTATTATAAGGGAGTAATGAAGCGTGTTTCATCTGCAACTGACGAAACATTTCCTGTTGTTTTATATAGCGACGAATTTAAAGGACCCTGGTCAGGGAATAACTCCAGACGATACAGTGCTTTTGCAGAACACTTTTATAATTACGAAAAGGCTACTATTTATGGTTTGTATATTGTTCCTGCTATTTGCAATTATTCATTCACAACCAGTGTTAATATTAAAATATGGAATAGTATAGGAGGAATACCTGCCGATGTTGTATTTGCAAAAAATCAAATTACTTTGGCTGAATTTAAGTTACGAGAGTATTATCTTGAATTATCTGAACCTCTAACTATTAATGGTAAGTTTTTTATCGGTATTGAATTGAATGAACCTGCTAGTGCAGATACTTTTGCCTTGTATAATGTAAAAAAGAACATTGGTGAATTCGTTCAGAATAGAGCTTTTATTCGCGATAATGGTGCTTGGAAAGGGTTGGATGAATTAAATCCCTCAGTTGGAAATACTTCTTTTTGGATTGATTTTATGGGATCAGACTTGAGTGAATCAACCGAAGAAGATCCAATTGAAACTGTTCAGGTAATCATCAGGCCTAATCCATCGCGTGATGGGAATATTAGTTTTGTAACCAATATGGAGCATTTATCAAGTGTAGAATTGTATAGTATTAATGGGATAAAAGTTAATGAGTATGCATGTAATGGTGAAAAAAGAGGAAATCTAACCATTCCTCCTTTCATTAAACAGGGGGTGTATATTGCAGTATTTAAAAATGCTGTTTCTTCTATTTCTCAAAAAGTTTTGATATTAACCTGA
- a CDS encoding cation:proton antiporter — protein sequence MEGINAYHILIIAAIIIIVSYLFNLIARKTNVPSVIMLIISGYLAKELLGFNFNEADWFLPLELLGIVGLVLIVLEAALDLELKKENLKVIGISLIVAAVSLFFNTFLLALGIRYFIGNIDWLTAVIYAIPLSITSSAIVIPSISELPKQKREFLIYESTLSDIFGIMFFYLLLENIGENGATMIGVNIISNIGVTLLLSVVLSYAMIFAFQRIKSDVKLFLFFAVLILIYDIGKLFHLSSLLMILVFGLILENRTLFFSGKLRKYLNEENVAKVLVDFKLLTKESSFVVRTFFFFVLGLSITLSGVFVPKILLLTGFFMVGMFGFRWLIFKLIFKKNYFPQFMIAPRGLISVLLFFAIPMEFRINDFELGILLLTIIVTSIVMAWALVHDRLGRTGRIKRVLPILKAVKKVGSHSNSEHTEEDQHNQTM from the coding sequence ATGGAAGGAATCAATGCCTATCACATTTTAATTATTGCTGCGATTATTATTATAGTGTCCTATTTGTTTAACCTGATAGCCCGAAAAACCAATGTGCCAAGTGTAATAATGCTCATTATTAGTGGCTATTTGGCTAAGGAATTGTTGGGTTTTAATTTTAATGAAGCCGATTGGTTTCTTCCATTAGAGTTATTAGGTATTGTTGGTTTAGTCCTTATTGTATTAGAAGCGGCGCTCGATCTTGAATTGAAAAAAGAGAATCTCAAAGTTATAGGTATATCCTTGATTGTTGCAGCTGTATCGCTTTTCTTCAATACCTTTTTGTTAGCCTTGGGTATTCGATATTTTATTGGGAATATTGATTGGTTAACGGCTGTTATATATGCAATACCATTGTCTATAACAAGCAGTGCCATTGTTATACCAAGTATTAGTGAACTACCAAAGCAAAAACGTGAATTTCTTATATACGAAAGTACACTTTCTGATATTTTTGGCATCATGTTTTTCTATCTATTGCTCGAAAATATTGGTGAGAATGGAGCTACTATGATAGGGGTGAATATCATTTCGAATATTGGAGTAACCTTATTGCTGAGTGTGGTTTTATCTTATGCAATGATTTTTGCTTTTCAGCGAATAAAGTCAGATGTGAAGTTGTTTTTGTTTTTTGCGGTTCTGATACTCATTTATGATATAGGAAAGCTTTTTCATCTTTCTTCTTTATTAATGATTTTGGTATTTGGTCTGATTTTAGAAAATCGAACTTTATTCTTTTCGGGTAAATTACGCAAATATCTTAACGAAGAGAATGTCGCTAAAGTTTTGGTCGATTTTAAATTACTCACTAAAGAAAGCTCGTTTGTAGTACGTACTTTTTTCTTCTTTGTATTAGGATTATCAATTACTCTTTCAGGTGTTTTTGTACCTAAGATTCTATTGCTTACCGGATTTTTTATGGTGGGTATGTTTGGATTTAGGTGGCTCATTTTTAAATTAATTTTTAAAAAGAACTATTTTCCTCAGTTTATGATTGCGCCACGTGGTCTTATTTCTGTGCTGTTATTTTTCGCTATTCCAATGGAATTCAGAATTAATGATTTTGAGTTAGGAATACTCTTATTAACTATCATTGTAACAAGTATTGTAATGGCTTGGGCGTTGGTACATGATCGATTAGGGCGAACAGGACGAATCAAACGCGTATTACCAATACTTAAAGCTGTAAAAAAAGTGGGGAGTCATTCCAATTCGGAACATACAGAAGAAGATCAACATAATCAAACGATGTAG
- a CDS encoding acetate kinase, producing MKILVLNCGSSSIKYQLFNMDGADWEVMVAGVVEKIGLKGSFLKHQKDGGKVLLEGEILDHQAGIDYILGVLISEKHGCISSLDEIDAVGHRVVHGGEEFNSSVFITDEVITKMEECIDLAPLHNPPNLKGIEAISQLLPNVPQCGVFDTAFHQTMPKHAYMYAIPKTLYNQYGIRRYGFHGTSHRYVSKRACDMLGVDYKEQRIISCHLGNGASIAAIKDGESIDTSMGFTPLEGLVMGTRAGDLDLGAVTYIMDKEKIGTRSASVLFNKHSGLLGLTGISSDMREIQDAAREGDEVAQLGLDVYDYRVKKYIGAYAAAMGGIDILIFTGGIGENSGYRREEICKDLEFLGIELNTELNIGVIGDEMIVSPENAKTKVMVVPTNEELVIALDTKNIVEELANR from the coding sequence ATGAAAATATTAGTATTGAACTGTGGAAGTTCATCAATAAAATATCAGTTGTTTAACATGGACGGTGCCGACTGGGAAGTTATGGTTGCCGGTGTTGTTGAAAAAATTGGACTTAAAGGATCTTTTTTAAAGCATCAAAAAGATGGTGGAAAAGTTTTGCTAGAAGGTGAAATTCTTGATCATCAGGCAGGTATTGATTATATATTGGGTGTTTTAATTAGCGAAAAACATGGATGTATTTCAAGTCTTGATGAAATTGATGCAGTGGGACACCGTGTAGTTCATGGAGGTGAGGAATTTAACTCAAGTGTATTTATTACCGATGAGGTAATTACAAAAATGGAAGAGTGTATTGATTTAGCCCCTTTGCATAACCCACCAAACTTAAAAGGTATTGAGGCTATATCTCAGTTATTACCTAATGTTCCTCAATGTGGTGTATTCGATACAGCTTTTCATCAAACTATGCCAAAGCATGCGTACATGTATGCTATTCCAAAAACGCTATATAATCAATATGGTATTCGTCGCTATGGATTTCATGGAACCAGTCACAGATATGTTTCGAAAAGAGCATGTGATATGTTGGGTGTAGATTATAAAGAGCAACGTATTATTTCATGTCACTTGGGTAATGGTGCTTCTATTGCAGCTATTAAAGATGGCGAGTCAATTGATACTTCAATGGGATTTACTCCACTTGAAGGTTTGGTGATGGGGACTCGTGCCGGTGATTTGGATTTGGGTGCAGTTACTTATATTATGGATAAAGAGAAGATTGGTACTCGTTCGGCAAGTGTGTTATTTAATAAACACAGTGGTTTACTTGGTTTGACAGGTATTTCATCTGATATGAGAGAAATTCAGGATGCTGCAAGAGAAGGAGATGAAGTAGCTCAACTAGGATTAGATGTGTATGACTATAGAGTTAAAAAGTACATTGGAGCTTATGCTGCTGCAATGGGCGGAATTGACATTTTGATTTTTACTGGTGGTATTGGCGAAAATTCTGGCTACAGAAGAGAAGAAATCTGTAAAGATCTTGAGTTTTTAGGTATCGAATTAAACACTGAGTTAAATATTGGTGTTATTGGAGATGAGATGATTGTTAGTCCTGAAAATGCAAAAACGAAAGTTATGGTTGTTCCAACTAACGAGGAGTTAGTAATTGCATTGGATACCAAAAATATAGTTGAAGAATTAGCTAACAGATAG
- a CDS encoding 3-hydroxyacyl-CoA dehydrogenase family protein, giving the protein MAEILVEPIESYALGQKKKGKTLFSKVGVVGCGKEGQSIARIAAWHGMEVVFIELSEEKINQAIENIGRELDNRIENWGLTPGDKRAIMSRIKGSMDYKDLAGCDFVIEAIRADETGVRNIQSRKEVFRNVEAVVSNDAIIATNATTIVITELASELKIRERCVSLHFFVTSPEARIIEVVKGLYTSEEVYQRVCTFVKLINRDVIPVEESAGIVSVRLYVTLLNEACASLMEGVASLEDIDKTMEVGLGMRSGPFKTADIIGLDKVMRWMVNLHEEFGHQKFAPSPLIRRLVRAKRLGKPTGVGFYRYDKDGNILPNEDLARKY; this is encoded by the coding sequence ATGGCTGAAATTCTTGTAGAACCTATTGAATCGTATGCTTTAGGACAAAAGAAAAAGGGGAAAACTCTTTTCTCGAAAGTAGGGGTTGTAGGATGTGGAAAAGAAGGGCAAAGTATTGCCCGTATTGCTGCTTGGCACGGTATGGAAGTGGTTTTTATCGAGCTAAGTGAAGAAAAAATCAATCAAGCAATTGAAAATATTGGTCGCGAATTAGATAATCGCATCGAGAACTGGGGATTAACACCTGGTGACAAGCGTGCTATAATGAGTCGCATTAAAGGATCGATGGATTATAAAGATCTTGCAGGTTGTGATTTTGTTATTGAAGCAATTCGTGCTGACGAAACGGGTGTTCGTAATATTCAGAGCCGTAAAGAAGTTTTTCGTAATGTTGAAGCGGTGGTGAGTAATGATGCTATTATTGCAACAAATGCAACAACTATAGTGATTACCGAATTGGCTTCAGAACTCAAAATAAGGGAACGTTGTGTAAGTCTTCACTTTTTCGTTACTTCTCCAGAAGCACGTATAATTGAGGTGGTTAAAGGGTTGTATACTTCAGAAGAAGTTTATCAACGTGTTTGCACCTTTGTTAAATTAATTAATCGCGATGTTATTCCTGTTGAGGAATCGGCAGGTATCGTTAGCGTTCGTTTATATGTAACACTCTTAAATGAAGCTTGTGCCTCTTTAATGGAAGGTGTTGCATCTTTAGAAGATATTGATAAAACAATGGAAGTTGGTTTGGGGATGCGTTCAGGTCCATTCAAAACAGCAGATATTATAGGATTGGATAAAGTAATGAGATGGATGGTGAACTTACATGAAGAGTTTGGTCATCAGAAATTTGCTCCGTCTCCATTAATTCGTCGACTAGTTAGAGCTAAACGTTTAGGAAAACCAACAGGAGTTGGATTTTATCGTTACGATAAAGATGGAAATATCTTGCCAAACGAGGATTTGGCTCGTAAGTATTAA
- a CDS encoding bifunctional enoyl-CoA hydratase/phosphate acetyltransferase — protein MFKSLSDLQKLILQKKVKKKLALAVSQDGHSLDAVHNAYHAGIIEPILIGSKKETEAIIEAKGYDFSRVSFIDEPNVESAVEMAVKMVHDHKADILMKGKVATPTLLKAVLNKEWGLRSGRLLSHFALFEVDTYHKLIAVTDVAMNIAPNLKDKIDIINNSVSYLNKMGIAKPKVAVLGAIEMVNESMQATLDAALLSKMNQRDQIKNCIIDGPLAFDNAVSFESAKHKGIKSEVAGDTDLLLMPDIEVGNVLYKTLVFFAKAKVASVIVGASAPIVLSSRSDSEESKYHSILLAAMA, from the coding sequence ATGTTTAAATCCCTTTCTGATCTTCAAAAACTTATTCTTCAGAAAAAAGTTAAGAAGAAGTTAGCATTAGCCGTGTCGCAGGATGGTCATTCCCTCGACGCGGTTCATAATGCGTATCATGCAGGAATTATTGAGCCCATTTTAATTGGTTCGAAAAAAGAAACTGAAGCGATTATTGAAGCCAAAGGCTACGATTTCTCCCGCGTTTCATTTATTGACGAACCTAATGTCGAAAGTGCTGTAGAAATGGCTGTTAAAATGGTTCACGACCATAAGGCTGATATTTTAATGAAAGGCAAAGTTGCTACTCCAACTTTATTAAAAGCAGTATTAAATAAGGAATGGGGGTTGCGGTCAGGTAGATTGTTGTCTCATTTTGCTCTTTTTGAAGTTGATACCTATCATAAACTGATTGCTGTTACTGATGTGGCGATGAATATTGCACCTAATCTAAAAGATAAGATTGATATCATTAATAACTCAGTTAGTTACTTAAATAAAATGGGTATTGCTAAACCTAAGGTAGCTGTTTTAGGTGCTATTGAAATGGTGAATGAAAGTATGCAAGCAACGCTTGATGCTGCTTTATTGTCGAAAATGAACCAGCGAGATCAGATCAAGAATTGTATTATCGATGGACCTCTTGCTTTTGATAACGCTGTTAGTTTCGAGAGTGCAAAGCATAAAGGTATAAAGAGTGAAGTAGCTGGTGATACTGATTTATTATTGATGCCTGATATTGAGGTAGGTAATGTGTTGTATAAGACGTTGGTATTCTTTGCCAAAGCTAAAGTAGCGTCTGTTATTGTTGGAGCATCGGCACCTATTGTTTTAAGCTCCCGAAGCGATTCAGAAGAATCGAAATATCACAGTATCTTGCTTGCAGCAATGGCTTGA